A stretch of Planococcus citri chromosome 5, ihPlaCitr1.1, whole genome shotgun sequence DNA encodes these proteins:
- the LOC135848238 gene encoding sodium/hydrogen exchanger 9B2-like isoform X2, with protein sequence MLLCGIAMRNFGFFQVTGVYIEIVATIRQVTLTAILILAGLGLDASALKRLSMVVARLALIPCFTEAFGAAIAAHYVMGMPWIWGLLLGFELGAVSPAIVIPALQTIKEKGYGESKGISTLLIAASSLDDIVCISIFGVLLGLIFSQGELVSNIIQGPIEVAIGIVVGLGWGFISACIPHRNDNHVTFKRSLMVGGGGLVCVLGGQLIGYAGAGPLAAIISTFLASLCWKWQGWSNTYNPVQDVFSNIWIVLEPLLLGLIGTEINFADISLNSLWQALAVLGLCSIGRIIASTIVVLGANLSFKEMIFMILAWLPKATVQAALGPVALDLANKTGRDDDIQWAQNILTIVVLSILITATIGAIGITVGGPRLLTKDPPAIKSIKNENSQVALDETFSCEL encoded by the exons ATGCTACTTTGTGGTATAGCTATGAGAAATTTCGGGTTCTTTCAAGTGACTGGGGTTTACATCGAGATCGTTGCGACGATAag ACAAGTAACTTTGACAGCCATTTTAATATTAGCTGGTCTGGGTCTGGATGCATCTGCACTGAAAAGACTGAGTATGGTTGTGGCTCGTTTGGCATTAATTCCCTGTTTCACTGAAGCTTTTGGAGCCGCCATAGCTGCTCATTACGTGATGGGAATGCCGTGGATTTGGGGATTACTTTTAGG CTTCGAATTGGGCGCTGTCAGCCCGGCCATCGTTATTCCCGCATTGCAAACGATCAAAGAGAAAGGATATGGAGAAAGCAAGGGTATATCTACACTACTTATAGCCGCATCTAGTCTAGATGATATAGTTTGTATTTCCATTTTCGGCGTTCTTTTGGGCTTAATATTCTCCCAAG gAGAACTTGTGTCTAACATCATCCAAGGTCCTATAGAAGTGGCAATTGGTATTGTCGTTGGTTTAGGTTGGGGTTTTATCTCAGCTTGCATTCCTCATCGTAATGAT AATCACGTAACCTTCAAACGTTCGTTGATGGTTGGCGGAGGTGGACTTGTATGTGTTCTGGGAGGTCAACTGATTGGCTACGCTGGTGCTGGACCTCTGGCTGcgattatttcaacatttttagcaTCTTTATGTTGGAAATGGCAAGGATGGTCAAATACTTAT AACCCAGTGCAGGATGTGTTTAGCAACATATGGATCGTTCTCGAACCATTACTTCTTGGACTAATTGGAACTGAGATTAATTTTGCTGACATTAGTTTAAACTCACTTTGGCAAGCGTTGGCAGTTCTAGGTCTTTGCTCAATC GGTCGAATTATTGCTTCCACCATTGTAGTACTTGGCGCCAATTTAAGCTTCAAAGAgatgattttcatgattttagcATGGTTACCAAAAGCAACAGTTCAA GCCGCCTTAGGACCTGTGGCATTAGATTTGGCTAACAAAACCGGTCGAGACGATGACATCCAGTGGGCCCAAAATATTCTCACCATTGTCGTATTATCCATTTTGATAACCGCCACGATAGGCGCTATCGGTATCACCGTTGGAGGTCCGAGACTTCTTACCAAAGATCCGCCTGCCATTAAgagtataaaaaatgaaaattcgcaaGTGGCTCTGGATGAGACATTTTCTTGTGAATTGTAA
- the LOC135848238 gene encoding sodium/hydrogen exchanger 9B2-like isoform X1 has product MCAFVGEENPNVELSEIFENRNQAIRINHHESSNHFLKRSLQNPCDKYSRILNYVSSILIVLVLWALLYALLPQEVQPPGGQLFILIALTVLSYFCGWLISFFYLPPLLGMLLCGIAMRNFGFFQVTGVYIEIVATIRQVTLTAILILAGLGLDASALKRLSMVVARLALIPCFTEAFGAAIAAHYVMGMPWIWGLLLGFELGAVSPAIVIPALQTIKEKGYGESKGISTLLIAASSLDDIVCISIFGVLLGLIFSQGELVSNIIQGPIEVAIGIVVGLGWGFISACIPHRNDNHVTFKRSLMVGGGGLVCVLGGQLIGYAGAGPLAAIISTFLASLCWKWQGWSNTYNPVQDVFSNIWIVLEPLLLGLIGTEINFADISLNSLWQALAVLGLCSIGRIIASTIVVLGANLSFKEMIFMILAWLPKATVQAALGPVALDLANKTGRDDDIQWAQNILTIVVLSILITATIGAIGITVGGPRLLTKDPPAIKSIKNENSQVALDETFSCEL; this is encoded by the exons atgtGTGCCTTTGTAGGTGAAGAAAATCCCAACGTGGAACTaagcgaaatatttgagaatcGAAATCAAGCTATTCGTATTAATCACCACGAATCATCAAATCa CTTCCTCAAAAGATCGCTCCAAAACCCTTGTGACAAATATTCCAGAATACTGAATTACGTGTCCTCGATACTTATCGTCTTGGTCTTATGGGCACTACTATATGCATTACTACCGCAAGAGGTGCAACCTCCAGGAGGACAGCTCTTTATTTTGATTGCATTGACAGTATTGAGTTACTTTTGCGGATGGTTGATTTCCTTCTTTTATTTGCCACCATTGCTGGGCATGCTACTTTGTGGTATAGCTATGAGAAATTTCGGGTTCTTTCAAGTGACTGGGGTTTACATCGAGATCGTTGCGACGATAag ACAAGTAACTTTGACAGCCATTTTAATATTAGCTGGTCTGGGTCTGGATGCATCTGCACTGAAAAGACTGAGTATGGTTGTGGCTCGTTTGGCATTAATTCCCTGTTTCACTGAAGCTTTTGGAGCCGCCATAGCTGCTCATTACGTGATGGGAATGCCGTGGATTTGGGGATTACTTTTAGG CTTCGAATTGGGCGCTGTCAGCCCGGCCATCGTTATTCCCGCATTGCAAACGATCAAAGAGAAAGGATATGGAGAAAGCAAGGGTATATCTACACTACTTATAGCCGCATCTAGTCTAGATGATATAGTTTGTATTTCCATTTTCGGCGTTCTTTTGGGCTTAATATTCTCCCAAG gAGAACTTGTGTCTAACATCATCCAAGGTCCTATAGAAGTGGCAATTGGTATTGTCGTTGGTTTAGGTTGGGGTTTTATCTCAGCTTGCATTCCTCATCGTAATGAT AATCACGTAACCTTCAAACGTTCGTTGATGGTTGGCGGAGGTGGACTTGTATGTGTTCTGGGAGGTCAACTGATTGGCTACGCTGGTGCTGGACCTCTGGCTGcgattatttcaacatttttagcaTCTTTATGTTGGAAATGGCAAGGATGGTCAAATACTTAT AACCCAGTGCAGGATGTGTTTAGCAACATATGGATCGTTCTCGAACCATTACTTCTTGGACTAATTGGAACTGAGATTAATTTTGCTGACATTAGTTTAAACTCACTTTGGCAAGCGTTGGCAGTTCTAGGTCTTTGCTCAATC GGTCGAATTATTGCTTCCACCATTGTAGTACTTGGCGCCAATTTAAGCTTCAAAGAgatgattttcatgattttagcATGGTTACCAAAAGCAACAGTTCAA GCCGCCTTAGGACCTGTGGCATTAGATTTGGCTAACAAAACCGGTCGAGACGATGACATCCAGTGGGCCCAAAATATTCTCACCATTGTCGTATTATCCATTTTGATAACCGCCACGATAGGCGCTATCGGTATCACCGTTGGAGGTCCGAGACTTCTTACCAAAGATCCGCCTGCCATTAAgagtataaaaaatgaaaattcgcaaGTGGCTCTGGATGAGACATTTTCTTGTGAATTGTAA
- the LOC135848047 gene encoding putative SLC9B1-like protein SLC9B1P1, which yields MCAAVVLGNTGVEFANQATSGQRHESSKHFLKRSLQNYREKDSKTFSYITLTLIALILYALLYTLLRQEMEPPGGQLFLLIALAGLSYFCGWSISFLHLPPLLGMILCGVALRNLQFFRMTGIYVDIVATIRQIALTAILILAGVSLDASALKKLGLVVARLTLIPCLVEASTAAVAAHYIMGMPWIWALLLGFELGAVSPAIVVPALQTIKEKGYGENKGISTLLIAASSGDDVVCISVFGVILGLVFSEGNLLSNIIRGPIQVAVGVIIGVVWGFILSVFPHRNENYVVFKRSLMVGAGSLVCVLGSQMIGYPSAGPIAAIISSFLASSSWKWQGWSNIHSPVEDVFCNIWAILEPLLFGLIGTEFDFANISLNLLWQALAVLGLCLTCRTIACGVVVYGAKLTFKEIVFALLAWLPKATVQATLGPVALDLATKRGQEDYIQWAEDILTIVVLSILITAPIGAIGITVGGPRLLTKDPPAIKAVENGNSQVPVDETLFNGV from the exons atgtGTGCTGCTGTAGTTCTAGGAAATACCGGCGTAGAATTCGCGAACCAGGCTACTTCTGGTCAACGTCATGAATCATCGAAACA TTTCCTCAAAAGATCGCTCCAAAACTATCGCGAAAAAGATTCCAAAACATTTAGTTACATCACCTTGACGCTGATCGCCTTGATTTTATATGCACTTTTGTACACTTTACTACGCCAAGAGATGGAACCTCCTGGAGGACAACTTTTCCTTTTAATAGCATTAGCAGGACTGAGTTACTTTTGCGGATGGTCAATCTCATTCTTGCATTTACCCCCTTTGTTGGGCATGATACTTTGTGGCGTAGcgttgagaaatttgcaatTCTTCCGTATGACTGGCATCTACGTCGATATCGTTGCGACGATAAG ACAAATAGCTTTGACCGCTATTTTAATACTAGCTGGTGTAAGTCTGGACGCATCTGCACTGAAAAAACTCGGCTTGGTTGTGGCTCGTTTGACTTTAATTCCTTGTTTGGTGGAAGCTTCAACAGCAGCCGTTGCTGCTCACTATATTATGGGCATGCCATGGATTTGGGCATTATTACTCGG ATTCGAGTTGGGTGCTGTCAGTCCTGCAATCGTGGTCCCTGCATTGCAAACTATCAAAGAGAAAGGGTATGGGGAGAACAAGGGTATATCTACGCTACTTATAGCCGCATCAAGTGGTGACGATGTAGTCtgtatttcagtttttggcGTTATTTTGGGATTAGTATTTTCGGAAG GAAATCTGTTGTCGAATATCATCCGTGGTCCTATACAAGTCGCAGTTGGTGTGATCATTGGCGTAGTTTGGGGTTTCATATTATCTGTTTTCCCTCATCGAAATGAA AATTATGTAGTCTTCAAACGCTCGTTGATGGTAGGAGCAGGTAGCCTTGTATGTGTTCTGGGAAGTCAAATGATCGGTTATCCTAGTGCTGGGCCCATTGCTGCgataatttcatcgtttttgGCGTCTTCAAGTTGGAAATGGCAAGGATGGTCAAATATTCAT AGTCCAGTGGAGGATGTATTTTGCAACATATGGGCCATTCTCGAACCATTGCTTTTTGGGCTCATTGGAACCGAGTTTGATTTTGCCAACATTAGTTTAAATTTGCTATGGCAAGCGCTGGCAGTTCTAGGCCTCTGCTTAACC TGTCGGACTATTGCCTGCGGTGTTGTAGTATATGGGGCCAAATTGACCTTCAAAGAAATTGTTTTCGCGCTTTTAGCCTGGCTACCAAAAGCAACAGTTCAG GCTACTTTAGGACCTGTAGCTTTGGATTTAGCTACCAAACGTGGCCAAGAAGATTACATCCAATGGGCCGAAGATATTCTCACCATTGTTGTACTATCTATTCTGATAACCGCTCCTATAGGAGCGATTGGTATTACTGTAGGGGGTCCGAGACTCCTTACTAAAGATCCACCAGCCATTAAAGCTGTAGAAAATGGAAATTCGCAAGTGCCTGTTGATGAAACACTTTTCAATGGAGTGTGA